In one Eulemur rufifrons isolate Redbay chromosome 14, OSU_ERuf_1, whole genome shotgun sequence genomic region, the following are encoded:
- the KDELR2 gene encoding ER lumen protein-retaining receptor 2 isoform X2 produces the protein MNIFRLTGDLSHLAAIVILLLKIWKTRSCAGISGKSQLLFALVFTTRYLDLFTSFISLYNTSMKLIYIACSYATVYLIYMKFKATYDGNHDTFRVEFLVVPVGGLSFLVNHDFSPLEYSRERSSVCQRKCQRPSPASVLQGARTEFLPQQRHKMLDTENQKLNSFVADSHQWLCENTEEKNQKVSV, from the exons ATGAACATCTTCCGGCTGACCGGGGACCTGTCCCACTTGGCGGCCATTGTCATTCTGCTGCTGAAAATCTGGAAGACGCGCTCCTGCGCCG gTATTTCTGGGAAAAGCCAGCTTCTGTTTGCACTGGTCTTCACAACTCGTTACCTGGatctttttacttcatttatttcgTTATATAATACATCTATGAAG cttaTCTACATTGCCTGCTCCTATGCCACGGTATACCTGATCTACATGAAATTTAAGGCTACCTACGATGGAAATCACGATACCTTCCGAGTGGAGTTTCTGGTGGTCCCTGTGGGAGGCCTCTCGTTCCTAGTCAATCATGATTTTTCTCCACTTGAG TACTCAAGGGAAAGAAGCTCAGTTTGCCAGCGTAAGTGCCAAAGACCATCACCAGCATCTGTCCTTCAGGGTGCTCGGACAGAATTCTTACCACAGCAAAGGCATAAGATGCTTGATACGGAAAATCAGAAACTTAACTCTTTTGTTGCAGATAGTCATCAGTGGCTCTGTGagaacacagaggaaaagaaCCAGAAGGTTTCTGTTTAA
- the KDELR2 gene encoding ER lumen protein-retaining receptor 2 isoform X1 — MNIFRLTGDLSHLAAIVILLLKIWKTRSCAGISGKSQLLFALVFTTRYLDLFTSFISLYNTSMKLIYIACSYATVYLIYMKFKATYDGNHDTFRVEFLVVPVGGLSFLVNHDFSPLEILWTFSIYLESVAILPQLFMISKTGEAETITTHYLFFLGLYRALYLVNWIWRFYFEGFFDLIAVVAGVVQTILYCDFFYLYITKVLKGKKLSLPA; from the exons ATGAACATCTTCCGGCTGACCGGGGACCTGTCCCACTTGGCGGCCATTGTCATTCTGCTGCTGAAAATCTGGAAGACGCGCTCCTGCGCCG gTATTTCTGGGAAAAGCCAGCTTCTGTTTGCACTGGTCTTCACAACTCGTTACCTGGatctttttacttcatttatttcgTTATATAATACATCTATGAAG cttaTCTACATTGCCTGCTCCTATGCCACGGTATACCTGATCTACATGAAATTTAAGGCTACCTACGATGGAAATCACGATACCTTCCGAGTGGAGTTTCTGGTGGTCCCTGTGGGAGGCCTCTCGTTCCTAGTCAATCATGATTTTTCTCCACTTGAG ATTTTATGGACCTTCTCCATCTACCTTGAATCAGTGGCTATCCTCCCACAGCTCTTTATGATTAGCAAGACTGGCGAGGCCGAGACCATCACCACCCACTACCTGTTCTTCCTGGGCCTCTATCGAGCTTTGTATCTTGTCAACTGGATCTGGCGCTTCTACTTTGAGGGCTTCTTTGACCTCATTGCTGTGGTGGCCGGCGTAGTCCAGACCATTCTATACTGTGACTTCTTCTACTTGTACATTACAAAAG TACTCAAGGGAAAGAAGCTCAGTTTGCCAGCGTAA